The segment gggggacacgtctggcactgcaggatttgattccctgtcggcgtggtGTGTTACTgacggtaacctttgttactttggtcccagctttctgcaggttgttcaccaggtccccccgtgtggttctggcatttttgctcaccgttctagtgatcattttgaccccaggggatgagatcttgcgtggagccccaaatcgagggagattatggttggtagtagtgggtttcagtaggcctttaacccccaaatccaagcCTTGATGCAGAGTTCCTAGTAGGAaggtaacggctcccatttttatagtctttggtatgactcggccggggttcgaactcacaacctacccatctcagagcAGACTCTATGAGCACAAACAGCCAAAACTAGAGAATGACATTTGATTTTATTTCAAACTCATCAAAAAGTCACCGTTACACAacaaaaatattgcaaatatatctATTAAGGTAAAAAAATCTGACATCCTcgaagaataaaataaatactgtcACTAAAAAAGATGTGAAGCGGAAACAGTTTGTCCCCCTGGTGTGAAGAATGCTTGTCACCTCACTTTCTCAGACGTCCCACAAAAGTCCCTTTTATCAAATGAATGCTGAATACTAGCCGGAGGATGCAAGAAGAGATCATTTTGTGCTCAATTAGTGCAGAAGTACACACAAAAACGTGACTAAAAAGTGCTGCACCCTGGTGAAAGTCTTCCACTCCTCAATGAGTtcattaaaaacacaataaaaaggaTTTCTGCTCAATTTCCGGGGAAAGTTGaggactaaattaaaaaaaacaaaaaaaaaaacagcaggttTTCCGACAGTGCAGAAGAATCTCCCTCACTTGCTGCCGCACTCCAACTCCACGCTGGAGAGGAAGCGTCGGGCTCGCCGGCGGCGGTCGAAGCTCAGCTCGGTGGCGTAGGCGGCGCTGGCCTTCTTGGGGTAGACCACGGCCGTGCTCTGGAAACTCTGCGGCCGCTGGCGGGGCGTGAAGTCCAGCTGAGTCTTGTAGCGCCGCCACGTGCCGTGCGACACGGCGGTCACCGTCTGGGCGCAGCGCTCCAGCGCCCGGCCCCGGGGCTCCAGGGCCACGGTCTGGATGAAGTGGCGCTCGGAGTCGTAGCGCACGGACGAGGTGTACCTGTGGGCGGGGGTTGGAAGAATCCTGTGTATCTTATCACACAACTTCAGTATGCTTGAAGTCTGatgctacttcttgggtactgattaatgcgaagggctcccagtttgatacacacttaaatcaattgccagaaatagccaatttgcctttaatatctatccatccatccattttctaccgcttattccctttcggggttgcggggggcgctggcgcctatctcagctacaatcgggcggaaggcagggtacaccctggacaagttgccacctcatcgcagggccaacacagacagacaacattcacacactagggccaatttagtgttgccaatcaacctatccccaggtgcatgtctttggaagtgggaggggcctatccccaggtgtatgtctttggaggggcctatccccaggtgcatgtctttggaggtgggaggaagccggagtacccggagagaacccacgcattcacggggagaacatgcaaactccacacagaaagatcccgagcctggatttgaacccaggactgcaggaccttcgtattgtgaggcagacgcactaacccctctgccaccgtgaagcctataatatatatatatatatatatatatatatatatatatatatatatatatatatatatatatatatatatatatatatatatatatatatatatatatatatatatatatattagaggtgggcaaattaatgtgttaattaagagttaactcatcaatctatgaacgccgacaattattttatcgcacatttgcgtatgttgtttacatgcttttattttgttaacgccttttcttaacaggatgggcttcggggtcgaggggctcttggtaaagatggaacatttggcaaaaataccggacaattctgcaaatgtcatggctggcttacagcgtggtcactccgggatcacttacgaccgccagacaattctggatgtggatagatcgggccgttttggactgaatggggcgtgcttgctagaccggctagctagcatgggaatactttgccggctacatccagcggcttgtgaagcagcggagtatatgtgttgtctgtctatttatcaataatgcagaccaggagtgttggctgagttcttaacgtttgctttcagagcgtgcatatcacaacatacaagatgccgtcatggcgacacaacctcgtcactcctgttgcatgctgggtagggtagttctttttttccctggctcataacatcacaatatagtaccatgtatatgccttcagtttatcaaagcaccaatcaaacaatcgaaaaattcccatcatatcaattcctagatatggtcataattattttaagtgcactacgcagaataaacacaacattaatattgctactacggataatttgatcaaaaattccctaaaacagcccactacctataatatagtttttttaaacataagatccctgattaaaaattttttttctgctgttacctcagaaattgcctgttcagatgttatgattgtggctcagagatttgtatgtagattatatttattttccataacaaacaggataacttaaataccctggcagtggcaataagcttaaatgtttgtatttacattttttgagttgattttcataaaatatgctatttaactgctactgtttaacaaggactgatttaaattgtgtttgcacaacaaatgttttggcgcttttgttcatgtgggagaatattccaataaaggtgcactacacactacttttgaattcattattgggctttgcgtatacaatgcagttaatcgcgattaatcagagaaaaagtgcgattaactttgattaaaatgtttaatcgttgcccagccctaatatatacatatacatatacatacatatatatatatatatatatatatacacacacatatattagagatgcgtggtttgcggtctcatccgcggacaaactgcgggtgacatgatgaaaaaatagattttaattagattcgggcgggtggcggttgaaccatccggaaatatttgatttacatggttctgggatcggtatcctttaccattcaaagggccattcaagacccgtgtcacaaagcaaagaagacaatagaaGACACTAATATTCTTTagagtgactgccggcagtcacccagttaataagtattagggcgtgctatgaagccattgactttgtcgccttctacaacatgtacgatctgcttgtcagtccagcaaagatgtgtgtggtttccgcggcaacatgcacacgattgcaaggcatactgggtgacacagagtacactaatggttgtgatataaacaattttaacactcttagtaatatgcgccacactgtgaagccacaccaaacaagaatgacaaacacatttcgggagaacatcctcccagtaacaacataaacgcaacaactacccagaatcctttgtatccgtgacaattcctgactgACTTATACActccgctagcagcaaccccccccccatgcgtcagtaaggtgggcggggttgggggtgcgggggtgtaaaatatattcagaaaTATCACGGATagaaaggattctgggtattgattgtgttgcgtttatgttgtgttactgggaggatgttctcccgaaatgtgtttgtcattcttgttaggtgtggcttcacagcgtggcgcatattactaagagtgttgaaattgtttatatcacaaccataagtgtactctgtgtcacccagtatgcctttcaatcttgtacatgtgattgtggcagctgcacacaacatgttgccggactaacattcggtttgtacatgttgttggaAGTGTCAATGTCAAtggtttcacagcacgcccat is part of the Nerophis ophidion isolate RoL-2023_Sa linkage group LG13, RoL_Noph_v1.0, whole genome shotgun sequence genome and harbors:
- the rflnb gene encoding refilin B, which encodes MVGVLNLTNVCQEELLGMSCKADRGLDSPDSGLPPSPSPGNWLLPADKARGVSPLPEDDGRNSAVSVYSSGSSLRPLSYGEGISVDPKPEEVRYTSSVRYDSERHFIQTVALEPRGRALERCAQTVTAVSHGTWRRYKTQLDFTPRQRPQSFQSTAVVYPKKASAAYATELSFDRRRRARRFLSSVELECGSK